A DNA window from Symbiobacterium terraclitae contains the following coding sequences:
- a CDS encoding NYN domain-containing protein: MRSVIFMDYENIYWSMKQQYGVAPDLDRLITSLREMGERSDGQVCLMHAYADFDHEEFRGLMSDLQRRSVEPRHVFSKNYEDGTRKNAADIEMSLDALEMMYTRDDIDTFVLVCGDRDMIQVIRKLRARGKQVHVVAVEKTMSKDVMSFVNQFTTIEALLGILPPAMYDMEMMIRKLDSAEYGKPFVGLKYFLRVLAGSEIVDRKTYELVNQAISEGIIDTYKVPNPKDELFPTTACRLNREHEMVKRVLGTAQKGQPGTVTA, translated from the coding sequence TTGAGATCGGTCATCTTTATGGATTACGAAAATATCTACTGGAGCATGAAGCAGCAGTACGGCGTGGCACCCGACCTGGACCGGTTGATCACCAGCCTGCGTGAGATGGGGGAGCGTTCCGACGGGCAGGTCTGCCTGATGCACGCCTACGCCGACTTCGACCACGAGGAGTTCCGCGGCTTGATGAGCGACCTGCAGCGGCGCAGCGTGGAGCCGCGCCACGTCTTCTCCAAGAACTACGAGGACGGCACGCGCAAGAACGCAGCAGACATCGAGATGAGCCTCGACGCACTGGAGATGATGTACACACGCGACGACATCGACACGTTCGTGCTGGTCTGCGGCGACCGCGACATGATCCAGGTCATCCGCAAGCTGCGCGCCCGGGGGAAGCAGGTCCACGTGGTGGCGGTTGAGAAGACGATGAGCAAGGACGTGATGTCCTTCGTCAACCAGTTCACCACGATTGAGGCGCTGCTGGGCATCCTCCCGCCGGCGATGTACGACATGGAGATGATGATCCGCAAGCTGGACAGCGCCGAGTACGGCAAGCCCTTCGTGGGCCTGAAGTACTTCCTGCGGGTGCTGGCCGGGTCTGAGATCGTGGACCGGAAGACGTACGAGCTGGTCAACCAGGCGATCTCGGAGGGGATTATCGACACCTACAAGGTGCCCAACCCCAAGGACGAGCTCTTCCCCACCACAGCCTGCCGGCTGAACCGGGAGCACGAGATGGTGAAGCGGGTGCTGGGCACCGCCCAGAAGGGCCAGCCCGGCACGGTGACGGCGTAG